From the Maioricimonas rarisocia genome, one window contains:
- a CDS encoding rhodanese-like domain-containing protein, whose product MQAINRDKVREMMENRGDVTVVEVLGEEYYEKFHLPGAANVPLNDSFESSIQNVASDKSAPVVVYCLDRACDASPKAARKLDELGYEEVYDYDAGKMDWKDAGLPIE is encoded by the coding sequence ATGCAGGCGATCAATCGTGACAAGGTCAGGGAGATGATGGAGAACCGGGGGGACGTGACAGTCGTCGAAGTTCTCGGAGAGGAGTACTACGAGAAGTTCCACCTTCCCGGAGCGGCCAACGTCCCGCTGAATGACTCGTTCGAGAGCAGCATTCAGAATGTTGCTTCGGACAAGTCCGCTCCCGTCGTGGTGTACTGTCTGGACCGCGCATGTGATGCGTCACCCAAGGCGGCCCGGAAACTGGATGAACTCGGGTACGAGGAAGTCTACGACTACGATGCGGGCAAGATGGACTGGAAGGATGCCGGTCTGCCGATCGAGTAG
- a CDS encoding CBS domain-containing protein, producing MKLLRDVMTRSVYTIGSSQSVRQAAELMAEKDVGFLPVMHEGVSAGVLTDRDVVVRVMAQGLDPDRTYVGSIVSTRQTTRDDPADDANPGAATLAEDTPVDRALRYMEERQLRRVTVHDSDYRITGIVSRADLPEATVAAHQ from the coding sequence ATGAAGTTGCTTCGAGATGTGATGACCAGATCGGTGTACACGATCGGTTCGAGCCAGTCCGTGCGGCAGGCTGCGGAACTGATGGCGGAGAAGGATGTCGGTTTTCTGCCGGTGATGCACGAAGGCGTTTCAGCCGGAGTCCTGACCGATCGGGATGTTGTCGTCCGCGTGATGGCGCAGGGGCTGGATCCGGACAGAACGTACGTGGGATCGATTGTCTCGACCCGGCAGACGACGCGGGATGATCCGGCCGATGATGCCAATCCCGGGGCGGCGACACTCGCGGAGGACACGCCCGTCGATCGGGCCCTCCGCTATATGGAAGAGCGCCAGCTGCGACGGGTCACCGTTCACGACTCCGACTACCGGATTACCGGGATCGTTTCGCGTGCCGATCTACCGGAGGCGACCGTCGCCGCACACCAATAG
- a CDS encoding sodium:calcium antiporter: MLDYQIPLEGNIAIFAIATVVIGFAGVKATGLADRLADRSGMGEAVTGTIFLGFLTALPGLLASVVAAAKGHPAMAISNAMGGIAVQTAALAVADIAYRRANLEHAAASVPNMMQATILVALMVLVLCGLSGPDVTVMHIHPVTILLILAAGGAFQLVIATRNDPMWKPTETALTVTDEPEDEHKQESMTGLITGLVIAAGLTGVSGALVAESASNIVKETGLSEVLVGALFVALATSLPELVTSVAAVRRGALTLAVSDIVGGNFFDVLFIAAADLVYLNGSIFHASGIGPREIFLTSVTILLNIVLLAGLIFRQKRGPGNIGFESVLMLILYFGGLTILSVAM; encoded by the coding sequence GCAACATTGCCATATTCGCCATTGCCACCGTCGTCATTGGCTTTGCCGGCGTGAAGGCGACAGGACTGGCCGACCGTCTTGCCGACCGCAGCGGCATGGGCGAAGCGGTCACCGGCACGATCTTCCTGGGCTTCCTGACGGCCCTGCCGGGCCTCCTCGCTTCCGTCGTGGCCGCGGCGAAGGGACATCCCGCGATGGCCATCAGCAACGCGATGGGAGGCATTGCCGTCCAGACTGCCGCGCTGGCGGTGGCCGACATTGCCTATCGTCGCGCGAATCTCGAGCATGCCGCGGCTTCGGTCCCCAACATGATGCAGGCCACCATCCTCGTCGCGCTGATGGTTCTGGTGTTGTGCGGTCTCAGCGGACCGGACGTCACTGTCATGCACATCCATCCGGTCACGATCCTGCTGATCCTGGCCGCCGGGGGAGCATTCCAGCTGGTCATCGCCACGCGGAATGACCCGATGTGGAAGCCGACCGAGACCGCCCTGACCGTCACCGACGAACCGGAGGACGAGCACAAGCAGGAAAGCATGACCGGCCTGATCACCGGTCTGGTCATCGCCGCCGGGCTGACCGGCGTCAGCGGAGCGCTCGTCGCCGAGTCGGCCAGCAACATCGTCAAAGAGACCGGCCTCTCGGAGGTGCTTGTCGGAGCCCTCTTCGTGGCTCTCGCCACCTCGCTTCCGGAACTCGTCACCAGCGTGGCGGCGGTCCGTCGGGGAGCCCTCACACTCGCCGTCAGTGATATCGTCGGCGGAAACTTCTTTGACGTGCTCTTTATTGCTGCCGCCGACCTGGTGTATCTGAACGGTTCCATCTTTCACGCCAGCGGCATCGGCCCGCGGGAAATCTTTCTGACCAGCGTCACGATTCTGCTGAACATCGTGCTGCTCGCCGGGCTGATCTTCCGGCAGAAACGGGGTCCGGGGAACATCGGATTCGAGAGCGTCCTGATGCTCATCCTCTACTTCGGAGGACTGACCATACTGTCCGTGGCCATGTAG